The proteins below come from a single Biomphalaria glabrata chromosome 10, xgBioGlab47.1, whole genome shotgun sequence genomic window:
- the LOC129921586 gene encoding uncharacterized protein LOC129921586 gives MWFTYRNMVTEGRKPTIPLFPWKVLIVCVCSHGTCVFSEDNRFKVVTSVSPSEPPRQIWPFFASRLSYNVKTVTVQFVADRMKRSVCLQQLEGFTTIGDRNIELKISDEKDEKFLIKKFPSIINRREYCSTSRCLEFALTKINETLTPNPDLLYINLQILHMESPYRVIHLEDSFCDDSFKLANSRVQVYGKYPADQKLHTQICPITFVKVWKERRLCLFYKLRSQEWAQRFDWEIYVTFIKYSLSQENILFKLNARNESLGKWCDASNAEEIMLIYKTNQSQTFQSEPPVFRMLVLDLENHILDNDKQSQ, from the coding sequence ATGTGGTTTACTTATAGAAACATGGTGACTGAAGGGAGAAAACCAACCATTCCTCTGTTTCCTTGGAAGGTTCTGATAGTTTGTGTTTGCTCTCATGGGACGTGTGTCTTCAGTGAGGATAACCGGTTCAAAGTGGTCACTAGTGTCTCCCCTTCAGAGCCCCCACGTCAAATTTGGCCGTTCTTTGCGTCACGGTTGAGTTATAACGTAAAGACGGTCACTGTTCAATTCGTGGCCGACAGGATGAAGAGAAGCGTGTGCCTCCAACAGCTTGAAGGTTTCACCACCATCGGAGATCGCAACATTGAACTGAAAATCTCTGACGAGAAGGATGAAAAATTCCTAATCAAGAAGTTCCCTTCAATAATAAATCGTAGAGAATACTGCTCAACCAGCAGGTGTCTGGAGTTTGCGTTGACCAAGATAAACGAGACGCTGACTCCAAATCCGGATCTGCTTTATATTAATTTACAGATTCTTCACATGGAGAGTCCATATCGAGTTATCCATTTGGAGGACAGTTTTTGTGACGATAGTTTTAAATTAGCTAACAGCAGAGTTCAAGTATACGGTAAATATCCTGCTGATCAGAAACTACACACACAAATTTGCCCTATAACATTTGTAAAAGTTTGGAAAGAGAGACGACTGTGTTTATTTTACAAGCTGCGATCTCAGGAATGGGCTCAACGATTTGACTGGGAGATATACGTCACCTTTATCAAATATTCTTTGTCGCAGGAGAATATACTCTTCAAACTTAATGCCAGAAATGAAAGCTTGGGAAAATGGTGTGACGCGTCAAATGCAGAAGAGATTATGCTAATTTACAAAACCAATCAAAGTCAAACATTCCAGTCAGAGCCGCCTGTGTTTCGAATGTTGGTCCTGGATTTGGAGAACCACATACTCGATAATGACAAACAGTCTCAATGA
- the LOC106056731 gene encoding uncharacterized protein LOC106056731, with protein sequence MVTKGRQRINSMYPLKVLIVCVWSHGMCVFSKFCEPNKVVNVSRFEPPRRLWTVLKPLIPKKFSDDCGVSVRYTADKETEHLCFQQLANLTYLNDLNLELRVYDGNNFKTDLKRQQRLFQGEYCSDGRSLQFQLRSINTLIEPETDLLYITFQVVHIESPFRIVSFDKQFNDMDIKIANSRVRVYNTISKMEKEFENTCLITLVKVLPERQLCLFYMLRSQEWAQRFDWDIYVSIVKYSLSPEDVVYKFNARNESSGEWCDKANRENVYIVYRTNQSQLYPSEPPVFRMLVTDVGNMSDEGVTFATQWWLMAFDYPSTLPPTSLPNHGFRDTVRSQHLEVSFIITMSSWFGLFTFD encoded by the coding sequence atgGTGACTAAAGGGAGACAACGTATCAATTCTATGTATCCTTTGAAGGTTTTGATAGTCTGTGTTTGGTCTCACGGGATGTGTGTCTTCAGCAAGTTTTGTGAACCCAACAAGGTTGTCAACGTTTCACGCTTTGAGCCGCCACGCCGACTCTGGACGGTTCTCAAGCCTTTAATACCCAAGAAATTCTCTGATGATTGTGGTGTTTCAGTCAGGTACACAGCAGACAAAGAGACGGAACATCTCTGCTTTCAACAACTTGCCAATTTGACCTACCTCAATGATTTGAATTTAGAGCTAAGGGTCTATGACGGGAATAACTTCAAGACAGATCTTAAGCGTCAACAAAGACTTTTCCAGGGAGAATACTGTTCAGATGGAAGGTCATTGCAATTTCAATTGAGATCAATAAACACTCTTATAGAACCAGAGACAGATCTactatatattacatttcaGGTCGTCCACATCGAAAGTCCCTTTAGAATCGTTTCTTTCGATAAACAATTTAATGACATGGATATCAAAATAGCAAACAGCAGAGTTCGTGTATATAACACAATCTCTAAAATGgaaaaagaatttgaaaatacGTGCTTGATAACACTAGTGAAAGTTTTGCCAGAGAGACAACTGTGTTTATTCTACATGCTGCGATCTCAGGAATGGGCTCAACGATTTGACTGGGACATATACGTATCTATTGTTAAATATTCTTTGTCACCGGAGGACGTGGTTTACAAGTTTAATGCTAGAAATGAAAGCTCGGGTGAATGGTGTGACAAGGCGAATCGAGAAAATGTTTATATAGTCTACAGAACAAATCAAAGCCAACTATACCCGTCAGAGCCACCAGTGTTTCGGATGTTGGTAACAGATGTCGGGAACATGTCGGACGAAGGTGTAACTTTTGCAACCCAGTGGTGGCTCATGGCGTTCGACTATCCATCAACACTGCCGCCAACATCTTTACCTAATCATGGCTTTAGGGACACTGTCCGAAGCCAGCATCTGGAAGTTAGTTTTATCATTACAATGTCATCATGGTTTGGCCTCTTTACTTTtgactaa